Proteins found in one Acipenser ruthenus chromosome 18, fAciRut3.2 maternal haplotype, whole genome shotgun sequence genomic segment:
- the LOC117421507 gene encoding phosphatidylinositol glycan anchor biosynthesis class U protein-like isoform X2, with protein MIADAITAVALYLLVQDYNKMVFRKQKYALEADRYPHDVIDLIRTPKEMFYIPLKVALFYLLNPFTVLSCVAKSTCGLNNAIIALFMLSTIKGSAFLSAIFLSLATYQSLYPLTLFAPALLFLLQRLYIPVNVRSPSFWLFTLQFGVMYLGSLLVITCLSFFLLGSWDYIPSVYGFILSVPDLTPNIGLFWYFFAEMFEHFRLFFLCVFQINVFFYTIPLAVKLKEHPIFLMFMQIAVISIFKSYPTVGDISLYMAFLPVWSHLYRFLRNIFVVSCVLIACSVLFPVLWHLWIYAGSANSNFYYSITLVFNVGQILLVSDYFYAYLRREHHLTHGLYLRKKDGTEATLILK; from the exons ATG ATAGCAGATGCAATAACTGCTGTGGCGTTGTATTTGCTAGTCCAGGACTATAACAAAATGGTG ttCAGAAAACAGAAGTATGCTTTGGAAGCCGATCGCTACCCCCACGATGTCATCGATCTCATCAGAACACCCAAGGAAATGTTTTACATTCCCCTGAAAGTAGCGCTGTT CTATTTACTGAACCCCTTCACTGTTCTGTCGTGTGTGGCGAAGTCAACTTGCGGTCTTAACAATGCCATCATTGCACTCTTCATGCTATCTACAATAAAAG GCAGTGCCTTCCTCAGCGCGATATTCCTGTCCTTGGCTACGTACCAGTCGCTCTACCCTCTTACTCTCTTTGCACCAGCGTTGCTGTTCCTACTGCAG AGGCTGTACATCCCAGTGAACGTGCGCAGCCCCAGTTTCTGGCTCTTCACCCTCCAGTTCGGGGTGATGtacctgggcagcctgctggtcATTACCTGCCTCTCCTTCTTCCTGCTCGGCTCCTGGGACTACATCCCTTCTGTGTACGGCTTCAT CCTGTCGGTTCCAGACCTGACCCCCAACATCGGTCTCTTCTGGTACTTCTTCGCAGAGATGTTTGAGCACTTCAGGCTCTTCTTCCTCTGTGTGTTCCAGATCAACGTCTTCTTTTACACCATCCCGCTGGCTGTCAAGTTAAA GGAGCATCCCATCTTCCTGATGTTCATGCAGATTGCTGTCATTTCCATCTTCAAATCCTACCCCACAGTGGGGGACATCTCTCTCTACATGGCCTTCCTCCCCGTGTGGAGCCACCTGTACAGAT TCCTGCGGAATATCTTTGTGGTGTCCTGTGTGCTGATTGCCTGCTCGGTGCTCTTTCCGGTCCTCTGGCACCTCTGGATCTACGCTGGCAGCGCCAACTCCAACTTCTACTACTCCATCACCCTGGTCTTCAATGTGGGGCAG atccTGCTGGTGTCAGATTACTTCTATGCCTACCTGCGACGGGAACACCATCTGACACACGGACTGTACTTGAGGAAGAAGGACGGCACAGAGGCCACCCTGATTCTGAAATAA
- the LOC117421507 gene encoding phosphatidylinositol glycan anchor biosynthesis class U protein-like isoform X1, producing the protein MAAPLVLVLVLAATVRAVLFRSSLAGLIAERVEVVSPLNAWKRVVEGLALLDLGVSPYSGDVFHETPLIIYLFHFVVEHSELVFMIADAITAVALYLLVQDYNKMVFRKQKYALEADRYPHDVIDLIRTPKEMFYIPLKVALFYLLNPFTVLSCVAKSTCGLNNAIIALFMLSTIKGSAFLSAIFLSLATYQSLYPLTLFAPALLFLLQRLYIPVNVRSPSFWLFTLQFGVMYLGSLLVITCLSFFLLGSWDYIPSVYGFILSVPDLTPNIGLFWYFFAEMFEHFRLFFLCVFQINVFFYTIPLAVKLKEHPIFLMFMQIAVISIFKSYPTVGDISLYMAFLPVWSHLYRFLRNIFVVSCVLIACSVLFPVLWHLWIYAGSANSNFYYSITLVFNVGQILLVSDYFYAYLRREHHLTHGLYLRKKDGTEATLILK; encoded by the exons ATGGCGGCTCccttggtgttggtgttggttctTGCTGCAACCGTCCGGGCGGTTCTGTTCCGGTCCAGCTTGGCCGGGCTCATAGCCGAGAGGGTCGAGGTTGTATCCCCCTTAAACGCGTGGAAAAGAG TTGTCGAGGGTCTGGCTCTGCTGGATCTAGGAGTCTCGCCATACTCCGGAGATGTGTTCCATGAA accccATTGATTATTTATCTCTTTCACTTCGTTGTTGAACATTCTGAGCTCGTATTCATG ATAGCAGATGCAATAACTGCTGTGGCGTTGTATTTGCTAGTCCAGGACTATAACAAAATGGTG ttCAGAAAACAGAAGTATGCTTTGGAAGCCGATCGCTACCCCCACGATGTCATCGATCTCATCAGAACACCCAAGGAAATGTTTTACATTCCCCTGAAAGTAGCGCTGTT CTATTTACTGAACCCCTTCACTGTTCTGTCGTGTGTGGCGAAGTCAACTTGCGGTCTTAACAATGCCATCATTGCACTCTTCATGCTATCTACAATAAAAG GCAGTGCCTTCCTCAGCGCGATATTCCTGTCCTTGGCTACGTACCAGTCGCTCTACCCTCTTACTCTCTTTGCACCAGCGTTGCTGTTCCTACTGCAG AGGCTGTACATCCCAGTGAACGTGCGCAGCCCCAGTTTCTGGCTCTTCACCCTCCAGTTCGGGGTGATGtacctgggcagcctgctggtcATTACCTGCCTCTCCTTCTTCCTGCTCGGCTCCTGGGACTACATCCCTTCTGTGTACGGCTTCAT CCTGTCGGTTCCAGACCTGACCCCCAACATCGGTCTCTTCTGGTACTTCTTCGCAGAGATGTTTGAGCACTTCAGGCTCTTCTTCCTCTGTGTGTTCCAGATCAACGTCTTCTTTTACACCATCCCGCTGGCTGTCAAGTTAAA GGAGCATCCCATCTTCCTGATGTTCATGCAGATTGCTGTCATTTCCATCTTCAAATCCTACCCCACAGTGGGGGACATCTCTCTCTACATGGCCTTCCTCCCCGTGTGGAGCCACCTGTACAGAT TCCTGCGGAATATCTTTGTGGTGTCCTGTGTGCTGATTGCCTGCTCGGTGCTCTTTCCGGTCCTCTGGCACCTCTGGATCTACGCTGGCAGCGCCAACTCCAACTTCTACTACTCCATCACCCTGGTCTTCAATGTGGGGCAG atccTGCTGGTGTCAGATTACTTCTATGCCTACCTGCGACGGGAACACCATCTGACACACGGACTGTACTTGAGGAAGAAGGACGGCACAGAGGCCACCCTGATTCTGAAATAA